The Fibrobacter sp. UWB2 genome window below encodes:
- the purN gene encoding phosphoribosylglycinamide formyltransferase, with the protein MFKIGVMASGGGSNFKAIIDRIGEGDLEAQCKFLITNNAGCGAVHHAEEFGIPVHHISGKTHPDQAAYEAAMLEVLDKYDVDLLILAGYMKALPLCMLKRMPDRILNIHPSLLPKFGGKGFFGHHVHEAVLAAHETESGPTVHLVSEEIDRGRILAQTKVPVMPDDTADTLAARVLVQEHALYWKTIKEYAASLGL; encoded by the coding sequence ATGTTCAAAATAGGCGTCATGGCTTCCGGCGGTGGAAGCAACTTCAAAGCAATTATTGACCGCATTGGCGAGGGTGACCTCGAAGCCCAGTGCAAGTTCTTAATCACGAACAACGCGGGTTGTGGTGCGGTGCATCATGCCGAAGAATTCGGAATCCCGGTGCATCACATTTCGGGTAAGACGCATCCGGATCAGGCTGCGTACGAAGCGGCTATGCTTGAAGTTCTCGACAAGTACGATGTGGACCTTTTGATTTTGGCGGGTTACATGAAGGCGCTCCCACTTTGCATGCTTAAGCGTATGCCGGACCGCATTTTGAATATTCACCCGTCGCTGTTGCCGAAGTTTGGCGGTAAAGGTTTCTTTGGACATCATGTTCATGAAGCTGTGCTTGCCGCGCATGAAACGGAATCTGGCCCGACGGTGCATCTCGTGAGCGAAGAAATTGACCGCGGTCGTATCTTGGCGCAGACTAAAGTTCCTGTGATGCCGGACGATACCGCCGATACGCTTGCCGCCCGCGTCTTGGTTCAAGAACACGCTTTGTACTGGAAGACAATTAAGGAATACGCGGCCTCGCTGGGTCTATGA
- a CDS encoding ribonuclease HII: MKFKLPAFLENIESPVEGEVALRKFAANPLAFGGDLDLFSAGANGARSENASYGSAIVVGIDEVGRGPLAGPVVACAAVLKSPDALLTLNDSKKLSRPKREAMFDAVKDACACYAIASASVEEIDEINILEADFLAMRRALQALGFPGLNETAPEIPIEVKGSFADVLGTPSCPKILIAVDGNLKIDKMPQNIQMPIVKGDGRIASISAASILAKVFRDRYMDKLEELYPGYGFNKHAGYGTKAHLDAIRRQGFTPAHRKTFHPKSL; this comes from the coding sequence ATGAAATTTAAACTGCCCGCATTTTTAGAAAACATTGAATCCCCGGTAGAAGGGGAGGTGGCTCTGCGCAAGTTCGCTGCTAATCCTCTCGCTTTTGGCGGTGACTTGGACTTGTTTTCTGCGGGTGCGAATGGTGCGCGTTCTGAAAATGCGTCGTATGGTTCTGCAATTGTTGTGGGCATTGACGAAGTAGGCCGAGGACCGCTTGCGGGGCCTGTTGTGGCATGCGCTGCAGTGCTTAAGTCGCCCGATGCGCTTTTGACGCTGAACGATTCCAAAAAGCTTTCTCGTCCTAAGCGTGAAGCGATGTTTGATGCGGTTAAGGACGCTTGTGCATGCTACGCCATTGCTAGCGCGAGTGTCGAAGAAATTGACGAAATCAACATTCTCGAAGCGGATTTCTTGGCGATGCGCCGTGCTTTGCAAGCGCTCGGATTCCCGGGCCTCAATGAAACTGCTCCTGAAATTCCTATAGAAGTCAAAGGCTCTTTCGCCGATGTATTGGGAACGCCATCTTGTCCTAAAATCCTCATTGCTGTCGATGGCAATCTCAAAATCGACAAGATGCCACAAAACATCCAGATGCCCATCGTCAAAGGCGATGGGCGCATCGCAAGCATCTCGGCTGCGTCAATCCTCGCGAAAGTCTTCCGTGACCGCTATATGGATAAATTAGAAGAACTTTATCCGGGTTACGGTTTTAACAAGCACGCCGGTTACGGCACCAAGGCTCACCTCGACGCCATCCGCCGCCAAGGCTTCACGCCGGCCCACCGCAAAACTTTCCATCCCAAAAGCTTGTAG
- a CDS encoding penicillin-binding protein 1A — protein MDKFKSFMKILGAAIVKYGSLVWQKIWSLVKIAFANKVFRWFFIFMCPIFVAFIAALVVYIHYSPELPSLSQLEQINPRLVTNIYDKDGQIAHEYFVERREWTSIDSIPLNAIHAVMATEDRAFYKHWGMNVWAIPSALIESAVSGNKLRGASTLTQQLTKLLFLTPERSLSRKIKEMMTAIRIEQTYTKEEILEFYMNEVYLAGGNYGFQAAGKYYFGKPLDSLSIPEYAVLAGMLQRPETYRPDRHPKASKRRRNTVLYAMRDAGFITNEEYRKYIEEPIVLAKKEEATGTGLYFFEEIRKYMEKKYGENSLYADGVSVYSTIDPDIQAFLDSVARAQVERVRRRIKYRATRRLQLTKKYDMPEDSVVAHFDSVYTLFKKEYLAADTVRNKRGQFTRFPDSIRYHHAEVAAIIIENETGAIRAMVGGSDFNKSKWNRAVQSLRQPGSSFKPIVYSTAMDNGASPCDSVNDQPVTIPDPDDKNPNKVWRPGNFEHDFEGMMTLRRALYKSKNLPAILTGMKYGLSNVVNYARKFGIKRAPLQAVPSLALGSVGATLMEMTSAYTVFPNGGNRIEPYMIESIVDRNGEVVEKNSKVEHEVLRPASAYLMVDMLKDVNVRGTAGRVWASGFRHPSGGKTGTTNDYTDTWYIGFTKQYTMGVWVGSDTPGTMGAGHTGTEDALPIWMATMAKLHKDLPKLPFPVPPGVISRGICNHTGLIAGEFCSEKTYCLYTAGYGPTEKCDGNHFSSQTKSADNATLFSNKSVVENNRYEAPQPKKKKGKGKDEPQQPKRSTRKMF, from the coding sequence ATGGATAAGTTCAAATCATTCATGAAGATTTTAGGCGCGGCCATCGTTAAGTATGGTTCCCTCGTTTGGCAGAAAATTTGGAGCTTGGTGAAGATTGCTTTTGCCAACAAGGTTTTCCGCTGGTTCTTTATATTCATGTGCCCGATTTTCGTGGCGTTTATTGCTGCGCTAGTCGTCTATATTCATTACTCGCCGGAACTGCCGTCGCTTTCGCAGCTCGAACAGATTAATCCGCGACTTGTGACGAATATTTACGACAAGGATGGTCAAATTGCGCATGAATACTTCGTGGAACGCCGCGAATGGACTTCCATTGACTCGATCCCGCTGAACGCTATCCATGCCGTGATGGCGACCGAAGACCGTGCGTTCTACAAACACTGGGGCATGAACGTTTGGGCGATTCCGTCTGCGCTTATCGAAAGTGCCGTCTCGGGCAACAAGCTCCGCGGTGCATCGACTTTGACACAACAGCTCACCAAGCTCCTCTTCCTCACGCCGGAACGTTCGCTTTCCCGTAAGATCAAGGAAATGATGACGGCTATTCGCATCGAACAGACCTACACGAAGGAAGAAATTCTTGAATTCTACATGAACGAAGTTTACCTCGCTGGCGGTAACTACGGTTTCCAGGCGGCAGGCAAGTACTACTTCGGCAAGCCGCTCGATAGCCTTTCTATTCCGGAATATGCTGTGCTCGCAGGTATGTTGCAGCGCCCTGAAACGTATCGCCCTGACCGTCACCCGAAGGCTTCCAAGCGCCGTCGTAACACGGTGCTCTATGCTATGCGTGATGCAGGCTTCATCACGAACGAAGAATACCGCAAGTATATAGAAGAACCGATTGTGCTAGCCAAGAAAGAAGAAGCTACGGGAACGGGCTTGTATTTCTTTGAAGAAATTCGCAAGTACATGGAAAAAAAGTACGGCGAAAATTCTCTCTATGCCGATGGCGTGTCTGTCTACAGTACGATTGACCCGGACATCCAGGCGTTCCTTGACAGTGTCGCTCGTGCGCAGGTCGAACGCGTCCGTCGCCGTATCAAGTACCGTGCAACTCGCAGACTCCAGCTCACCAAGAAGTACGACATGCCCGAAGATAGCGTTGTCGCTCACTTCGATAGTGTCTACACGCTTTTCAAGAAGGAATATCTCGCTGCTGATACGGTTCGCAACAAGCGTGGCCAGTTTACCCGTTTCCCGGACAGTATCCGTTATCATCACGCAGAAGTAGCCGCAATTATTATTGAGAATGAGACTGGTGCTATTCGCGCCATGGTGGGCGGTAGCGACTTCAACAAGTCCAAGTGGAACCGTGCCGTGCAGTCCTTGCGCCAGCCGGGTTCTTCGTTCAAGCCGATTGTCTATTCTACCGCTATGGACAATGGCGCAAGCCCCTGCGACTCCGTGAATGACCAGCCGGTGACTATTCCGGACCCGGATGACAAGAACCCGAACAAGGTCTGGCGCCCGGGTAACTTCGAACATGACTTCGAAGGCATGATGACGCTCCGTCGCGCTCTGTACAAGTCCAAGAACCTTCCTGCCATTTTGACCGGCATGAAGTACGGTCTCAGCAACGTGGTGAACTACGCTCGCAAGTTCGGCATCAAGCGTGCTCCGTTGCAGGCTGTCCCGAGCTTGGCGCTGGGTTCTGTGGGTGCAACGCTTATGGAAATGACTTCTGCTTACACAGTGTTCCCGAACGGCGGTAACCGCATCGAGCCGTACATGATTGAATCCATCGTGGACCGCAATGGCGAAGTGGTGGAGAAGAATTCCAAGGTCGAACACGAAGTCTTGCGCCCGGCATCGGCTTATTTGATGGTTGATATGCTCAAGGACGTGAACGTTCGCGGTACGGCCGGCCGTGTGTGGGCTTCTGGTTTCCGCCATCCGAGCGGCGGTAAGACCGGTACGACGAACGATTACACGGATACGTGGTACATCGGCTTCACCAAGCAGTACACGATGGGTGTTTGGGTGGGTTCCGATACGCCGGGGACCATGGGTGCCGGTCATACAGGTACCGAAGACGCTCTCCCGATTTGGATGGCGACGATGGCTAAACTGCACAAGGATTTGCCGAAGCTTCCGTTCCCGGTTCCGCCTGGTGTGATCAGCCGTGGCATCTGCAACCACACGGGTCTTATTGCTGGTGAATTCTGCTCTGAAAAGACTTACTGCCTCTACACGGCGGGCTACGGTCCGACTGAAAAATGCGATGGCAACCACTTCTCGTCGCAGACAAAGTCTGCTGATAACGCAACGTTGTTCAGCAACAAGAGCGTTGTCGAGAACAACCGCTACGAAGCTCCGCAGCCCAAGAAAAAGAAAGGCAAAGGCAAGGACGAACCGCAGCAGCCCAAGCGTAGCACGAGAAAGATGTTCTAG